The following are encoded together in the Lathyrus oleraceus cultivar Zhongwan6 chromosome 3, CAAS_Psat_ZW6_1.0, whole genome shotgun sequence genome:
- the LOC127130823 gene encoding uncharacterized mitochondrial protein AtMg00860-like, with amino-acid sequence MLQTQQEKNLYVKLSKCEFWLREVSFPGYVILIGGIIVNPSNVDAKVWWEAHKSVTETKRFLGLVGYYIRFIEGFSRLALPLTQLSQKGKAFVWGAHYEESFQEPKKRLMITLVLVLPNASESFMVFCDFSKRGLGGMLMQKK; translated from the coding sequence ATGCTACAGACTCAGCAAGAGAAAAATCTATATGTGAAGTTGTCAAAGTGTGAGTTCTGGTTGCGTGAAGTGAGCTTCCCTGGTTACGTGATTTTGATTGGTGGTATAATAGTTAATCCATCTAACGTAGACGCGAAAGTGTGGTGGGAGGCCCATAAGTCTGTTACTGAGACCAAAAGATTTCTTGGTTTGGTTGGTTATTACATAAGATTCATAGAAGGCTTTTCGAGGTTAGCCTTACCTTTGACTCAATTATCTCAAAAGGGGAAAGCTTTTGTCTGGGGTGCTCATTATGAGGAAAGCTTTCAAGAGCCGAAGAAGAGGTTGATGATAACTCTAGTTTTGGTTCTACCAAATGCTAGTGAATCCTTTATGGTGTTTTGTGATTTTTCAAAGAGGGGCCTGGGAGGCATGCTCATGCAAAAAAAGTAA